In Glycine max cultivar Williams 82 chromosome 7, Glycine_max_v4.0, whole genome shotgun sequence, a single window of DNA contains:
- the LOC100809573 gene encoding uncharacterized protein isoform X1 produces MIEQFINFVIRPPRAEYNPDQYLWEKEFTLAGRTYQRQDLELKNTRGYTLKCSHYLPSPFPEDTSLPCVIYCHGNSGCRADANEAAVILLPSNITVFTLDFSGSGLSDGDYVSLGWHEKDDLKMVVSYLRSNKQISCIGLWGRSMGAVTSLLYGAEDPSIAGMVLDSAFSNLYDLMMELVDVYKIRLPKFTVKMAVQYMRRVIEKKAKFDIMNLNCLQVAPKTFIPVLFGHASDDKFIQPHHSDLISEAYAGDKNVIKFDGDHNSSRPQFFYDSVSIFFYNVLHPPNVPRAHKLEKYYDLGDLKLGSGVDESLLYEILSSLRSASTEAASSSSVLPTISSTKSVSELLSEVAPVTDVESFFGEDTDGNDGHTDVQDKKLNGEGEDCCSYTSSNRESWGRCSSLGGSDEDLRADDTLTQVFATPMRSTKEKEKEDDKKHKKKKKKKKPKSERFEKLEALSRRLRLCLLKGSTHRRHKST; encoded by the exons ATGATTGAGCAATTCATCAATTTCGTTATTCGGCCTCCCAG GGCAGAGTATAACCCTGATCAGTACCTGTGGGAAAAGGAATTCACCCTTGCAGGTCGAACATACCAAAGGCAGGATTTGGAG CTCAAGAACACCAGAGGCTATACCTTAAAATGTAGTCATTatcttccttctccttttcctGAAGATACTTCTCTTCCTTGTGTTATATATTGCCATGGAAACAG TGGATGTAGGGCAGATGCCAATGAAGCTGCTGTAATTCTTCTTCCTTCAAATATTACTGTTTTTACCCTTGACTTCTCGGGGTCAGGCTTATCTGATGGAGACTATGTTAGTCTTGGTTGGCATGAA AAAGATGATCTCAAGATGGTGGTGTCATATTTGAGGAGCAACAAACAAATATCTTGTATAGGTCTTTGGGGACGATCAATGGGTGCTGTTACTAG TCTTCTTTATGGAGCTGAAGACCCTTCTATTGCTGGAATGGTGTTGGATAGTGCCTTTTCGAACTTATATGATCTCATGATGGAGCTTGTGGATGTTTATAAAATTCGGCTTCCTAAATTCACT GTTAAAATGGCTGTACAGTACATGCGGAGGGTTATTGAGAAGAAGGCAAAGTTTGATATTATGAATCTGAACTGTTTGCAG GTTGCACCGAAGACATTCATTCCTGTTTTATTTGGACATGCAAGCGATGACAAATTCATTCAGCCTCACCATTCTGATCTCATCTCTGAAGCCTATGCA GGTGACAAAAATGTCATAAAATTTGACGGTGATCACAACTCGTCTCGACCACAATTCTTTTATGATTCAGTTTCCATTTTCTTCTACAATGTCCTTCACCCTCCTAATGTTCCTAGAGCTCATAAGCTTGAGAAATATTATGATTTGGGGGATCTAAAACTTGGTTCTGGTGTGGACGAG AGCCTATTATATGAGATTCTCTCTAGTCTGAGGTCTGCATCAACCGAAGCTGCAAGTTCATCTTCTGTGCTTCCAACAATTTCCAGCACAAAATCAGTTAGTGAACTTCTTTCAGAAGTTGCACCGGTGACTGATGTA GAGTCCTTTTTTGGAGAAGATACTGATGGCAATGATGGGCATACAGATGTGCAG GATAAGAAGCTAAATGGCGAGGGTGAAGATTGTTGCTCATATACGAGCTCAAACAGAGAAAGTTGGGGCAGATGTTCTTCTTTAGGAGGCAGTGATGAAGATTTAAGGGCTGATGATACCCTCACTCAG GTGTTTGCAACACCCATGCGAAGCacgaaagagaaagaaaaagaagatgacAAAAagcacaagaagaagaagaagaagaagaagccaaAGAGCGAGAGGTTTGAGAAGCTGGAGGCTCTAAGCAGACGCCTGAGGCTTTGCCTTCTAAAGGGATCAACCCATCGAAGGCACAAGTCCACTTAG
- the LOC100809573 gene encoding uncharacterized protein isoform X2 — MIEQFINFVIRPPRAEYNPDQYLWEKEFTLAGRTYQRQDLELKNTRGYTLKCSHYLPSPFPEDTSLPCVIYCHGNSGCRADANEAAVILLPSNITVFTLDFSGSGLSDGDYVSLGWHEKDDLKMVVSYLRSNKQISCIGLWGRSMGAVTSLLYGAEDPSIAGMVLDSAFSNLYDLMMELVDVYKIRLPKFTVKMAVQYMRRVIEKKAKFDIMNLNCLQVAPKTFIPVLFGHASDDKFIQPHHSDLISEAYAGDKNVIKFDGDHNSSRPQFFYDSVSIFFYNVLHPPNVPRAHKLEKYYDLGDLKLGSGVDESLLYEILSSLRSASTEAASSSSVLPTISSTKSVSELLSEVAPVTDESFFGEDTDGNDGHTDVQDKKLNGEGEDCCSYTSSNRESWGRCSSLGGSDEDLRADDTLTQVFATPMRSTKEKEKEDDKKHKKKKKKKKPKSERFEKLEALSRRLRLCLLKGSTHRRHKST, encoded by the exons ATGATTGAGCAATTCATCAATTTCGTTATTCGGCCTCCCAG GGCAGAGTATAACCCTGATCAGTACCTGTGGGAAAAGGAATTCACCCTTGCAGGTCGAACATACCAAAGGCAGGATTTGGAG CTCAAGAACACCAGAGGCTATACCTTAAAATGTAGTCATTatcttccttctccttttcctGAAGATACTTCTCTTCCTTGTGTTATATATTGCCATGGAAACAG TGGATGTAGGGCAGATGCCAATGAAGCTGCTGTAATTCTTCTTCCTTCAAATATTACTGTTTTTACCCTTGACTTCTCGGGGTCAGGCTTATCTGATGGAGACTATGTTAGTCTTGGTTGGCATGAA AAAGATGATCTCAAGATGGTGGTGTCATATTTGAGGAGCAACAAACAAATATCTTGTATAGGTCTTTGGGGACGATCAATGGGTGCTGTTACTAG TCTTCTTTATGGAGCTGAAGACCCTTCTATTGCTGGAATGGTGTTGGATAGTGCCTTTTCGAACTTATATGATCTCATGATGGAGCTTGTGGATGTTTATAAAATTCGGCTTCCTAAATTCACT GTTAAAATGGCTGTACAGTACATGCGGAGGGTTATTGAGAAGAAGGCAAAGTTTGATATTATGAATCTGAACTGTTTGCAG GTTGCACCGAAGACATTCATTCCTGTTTTATTTGGACATGCAAGCGATGACAAATTCATTCAGCCTCACCATTCTGATCTCATCTCTGAAGCCTATGCA GGTGACAAAAATGTCATAAAATTTGACGGTGATCACAACTCGTCTCGACCACAATTCTTTTATGATTCAGTTTCCATTTTCTTCTACAATGTCCTTCACCCTCCTAATGTTCCTAGAGCTCATAAGCTTGAGAAATATTATGATTTGGGGGATCTAAAACTTGGTTCTGGTGTGGACGAG AGCCTATTATATGAGATTCTCTCTAGTCTGAGGTCTGCATCAACCGAAGCTGCAAGTTCATCTTCTGTGCTTCCAACAATTTCCAGCACAAAATCAGTTAGTGAACTTCTTTCAGAAGTTGCACCGGTGACTGAT GAGTCCTTTTTTGGAGAAGATACTGATGGCAATGATGGGCATACAGATGTGCAG GATAAGAAGCTAAATGGCGAGGGTGAAGATTGTTGCTCATATACGAGCTCAAACAGAGAAAGTTGGGGCAGATGTTCTTCTTTAGGAGGCAGTGATGAAGATTTAAGGGCTGATGATACCCTCACTCAG GTGTTTGCAACACCCATGCGAAGCacgaaagagaaagaaaaagaagatgacAAAAagcacaagaagaagaagaagaagaagaagccaaAGAGCGAGAGGTTTGAGAAGCTGGAGGCTCTAAGCAGACGCCTGAGGCTTTGCCTTCTAAAGGGATCAACCCATCGAAGGCACAAGTCCACTTAG